Genomic segment of Andrena cerasifolii isolate SP2316 chromosome 7, iyAndCera1_principal, whole genome shotgun sequence:
gttcctatgtcaatgtatgcctaaaatgaatataacctaacctacaatcgtctgaaaatgcatacattgactccatcatgcttttattgtggctcgtatatccagctatcgcttcagttttgctatgaatccacgttggcagtcctcccgagtaggcgccatctcgtatctactacctcaactaagtttgtcacgtgacttgctatgtattatcaccaaaatggcggaactctgatttgggaatgtagtcacgatttttcgtttttcgttcttatatgagcagattttggcctgggagaggtctcattcgaaagaagaagattcaatgcggagcgctctgctcaccgtttgagtcagaaaactcttttagtgacgtaaaaatgcttggattctgcgggtatattttgtcgacttttgctttactttggacactgatattattacatatcaacacaatctcgttgaacctagagcagagcgctccgcattgaaccttcctctttcgaatgagacctcgcccagccccaaatctgctcatataaggacgaaaaacgaaaaatcccgaaccaaTGTTTCGGgtcagattgtgtcggtatacagcgcgctgcattacccgtgtccaCCCCCTTAAGCGTTAAATAAAGTGTTAAGTAGATGGCCGCTAACTTCAGTCTACCTAGCTCGATTGGGGCACGAATATTGTGGGCccataaaatgtaaaatttaacCTATACTTCGCCTGTGCTTCAAGTTCTATCAAAGAGTTATTACAGTTCATTATACAATGATAATAATGGTATTGATTAGCATAATTTTTAACCTGTTTCGTAAAAATCGTTTTCAAGTATTCTCTGGAATACCATGGTCCAAGAACTGCTATGTCATCTAACGGCGGCAGCCATCAACTAATGCTCTCGTTCGAAAAGTGATACCGCAAAATTGAGTTCCCTAAATAGAATCCGATCTAGGAGTTAATAATTTGCATAAAATATCATATCCGCTGTTCAATTATTGACAGTTGCTGCAGTGTAGAAAACCACGCGTAAAACAGAGTAAAACCAATCAGCTTACTTCGTTGCTGCGCAAGGGAGTTGGCATATCCCTAAATGTCCAGCTGCCATGTGCATTTGAAAACAATTGCTTTTTAAAGCGACGCAGTTCTGTGTTATGACATTAAAACAATGTAAGTAGTTAATTGTGCATTGTTTCCTCCGAGGACTCCCTGGGATTCCCTTAACACATCAGAACGTTACTGTGAAGATAAAATTTATCAACCGCAGTTTATGCACCATTCGACAAACGAAACTGTTAAAATGTTAAGCCAACAATACGGCGTGATAACTAACATAGATTCGCCCGAATCTACACACATAAAGCCACTTTTAATACAGCTTCAGAAAACTGATAAACTTGGTAAGATACAATGTTACATCTTATATTCTATCTTAAGCTAACATTTTATGTCTGCCATATCGTTATCTAATTTCTCATTCTCCCAAGGGATCTGCCGTGAGACAGTCGGAGTGGATTCTGTATTATCCAGCTATGGAATGGCAAAAGGGGATCGTTTTAAATTATCTATTCCCTACGCTAAGCAAAATCTAACTTGGAATGTATTCTTTGACTCCGAATGCCCTGAAATGGGCCCCGATTTCATATTTAACGATGACGCTTTCTTAGCAAACATGGACGTTGATACTTTCTCCACTAATGTACCTAGTCTTGCTAATTGGAATCCCAACGACGGTGATGCATTGCTAAATGTCCTTGCAGAACTATTATCCTGTTACAAACAATATCAGGTTCGTAGCTTATCATTCACGAAGCACCTTAAGTTCAGACCATAAGAAATTCAATACCGCTTCTTTCACATTAGATACAATTACTTCAAAAGCAAGAACGGCTACAATTAGAATACACCATGCTAATGCAATCGGGGGAAGTGAAACCAGAGGACGTGGAAATGGTACTGTTACCGTTAGCTTCTAAACCAACAGAGGCTAGATTCCTAGTAAGCCTCACAGTAGACGTCTCCAAGTTGCCGCATCGCACTTGCGAGTCAAAGACCGACGTGGCGATGCTTCTCGTGACATACCGCGGCCCGGACTGGAATTATATTACGCCGCAACTTCAATTTTCAAAGTCTTTAGAGAACATTTTTGTTGGGCCAAATGTACTGCGTCTGCCGCATTTTTTGTGCGACACATTTTTGGCGGATTATGTGTTGGAAATTAAAAAGTGTATAGCAGGAAAGGTGCGTAATACTTTTTAGTTAAATCCTGAATTTGTGGTGTTAGCGATAATGAATTAAATCCTTATTTCAGATAAATTCATTGGTCCAAAGTCTGGACAGAAGGAGATTGTTCCTTGCAGCAATGATAGGTAGACTGTACGGTTCACAGCTTGAATACGACGCTATAAATTTTACTTACCTAGCTCAGTTACTATCTAAACGGAACTTTGAATTTATATTACACATACAACTTCCACCAGAATTTCCTAAGGAACAGCCTATATTTAGATTACGATCAGTATACCACTGTGCAGAAGATGGTAGTCCATATACCGAAGTGCTGAAAAACTGTCCGTATAATCAACAAGTTAAACCACAAAACATGGCTGATAAGattgtgaaatatattttaaacagaGTTGATGAATTTATGATTAATTCTGTTAGGCTTTTTTAACAGAAACGACGATGCCACTTGAAtcctattcttttaatttcttcactTCTGCATTACTGTGTAAATTAACCAAATACATTAAATATTCTTATGAGTTTCTAAAACAATGtgatatgtatatacatattatttttataacagTGGACAGCTAAGTTCTCAGTTTTCCAATAAAAATAACgagaaatatattataaaagaatattGTTTCCTAtatacaaatttacaaataaatcgtTCCAAGCTGTTGCCATTCAGAAATTGACCACGTCCTTTCAAGATCCCAGAATATTAAGAAGCGAAGTTTTAAACATTACTATAGGTACAAGTTCCGATCACTCAACCAGTACATTATTGTGCAAAATTGAAAGTACATGCAGGATTGTACCCAATCAGTTGGAGGAATTGGACGCAAAAACGCCTGTAATATTGAATGAGATAATTTAAAGAGATTGAATAATAAAGGAAACTACGCTTTCCATTTGCATCAACATTCATCCCTATTTTAATCGAGTGAAGAAGCAAAATAAAGTATAGGTTATACCATCATTCATCATTGTGTTTCTACTTATTAAACTCACCATATGATTGCACGTATCAAGAGTTATATAAAACCCATTTTATCTAGCGGCAAATTTAGTTCCCCATCTGGAAGAATATCGTATACCACCATGGTGAGATACCTGAACCAACAGGAGAGCATTAAcatagataaaaatttattcgaaagctACAAATTCAGTGTGGATCAGTTAATGGAGCTCGCTGGTCAGAGTTGTGCCTTCGCCATCGCTCGTGAATATACGTCCGTAAAGCAATGCGCGCAGAAAATCCTAGTCTGCTGCGGTCCAGGAAATAATGGTGGCGATGGACTTGTCTGTGCTAGACATTTGAAACAGTTCGGATACTCTCCTGAAATCTACTACCCGAAAAGGACAAGCAATACTTTGTACGAGAATCTGCTACATCAATGTATCGAAAACGATATCCCCTTGTTAGAAGCCGAGCTGAAAGACTTTGCTTCGAAGCGTTTGAAACAGTTCGGCCTCATAGTAGACGCTGTATTTGGATTTAGTTTTAAGCCACCTGTGAGGGAAATATTCATTCCTGTTATCTGTCTACTAGAAAACGCAACTATTCCTATTTGCAGCGTAGACATACCATCGGGTTGGGACGTCGAGAAGGGACCAGCCGCGAATGGTGGCATAAAGCCAGAGATGCTGGTGTCGTTGACCGCTCCCAAAATGTGCGCTGAGAAATTCAAGGGAAAGTATCACTACTTGGGCGGCCGATTTGTGCCTAAAAAGTTGGAGACGGAATATAAGCTCAGTCTGCCTGAATATCCAGGAACTGACTTAATTGTTCCTTTGCATTAAATCCTCATGCATTTACCATAGAAGTTCTTTGGTACacaatatttttacaatttttattcaaagatgtATTCTTAGTAATAAAGGTTCTGCAAATATTTAAACAGAATACATTTTATGTACCTGTACAGCTGATTCCTTCCAGAGATATTCTGCAGATGCAATTTCTGATAAAGTGAAGCCTTGCGCTGCAACAATTAAGTTCACAGTTTGTATGCGAATGATTTAGTCGTAGAATTTGAATTTACCGCCACAGTATCACGTTGCCATATCCAGGTGGCGTTTGAAACCTAACAACTACTAACAACACGTATTCGTGCCCTACCTTCAgggttatttataaaatatatgaataatTAGTAGGCGGCAGGATCGAAGTGACGTTTTGTTATCATCggattcattataaataatcaTTACACTGTATCTAACGGAAAGTAGAAGAACTTTGAAAGATGGTATGTTTGTAATA
This window contains:
- the LOC143371607 gene encoding BRISC and BRCA1-A complex member 2: MHHSTNETVKMLSQQYGVITNIDSPESTHIKPLLIQLQKTDKLGICRETVGVDSVLSSYGMAKGDRFKLSIPYAKQNLTWNVFFDSECPEMGPDFIFNDDAFLANMDVDTFSTNVPSLANWNPNDGDALLNVLAELLSCYKQYQIQLLQKQERLQLEYTMLMQSGEVKPEDVEMVLLPLASKPTEARFLVSLTVDVSKLPHRTCESKTDVAMLLVTYRGPDWNYITPQLQFSKSLENIFVGPNVLRLPHFLCDTFLADYVLEIKKCIAGKINSLVQSLDRRRLFLAAMIGRLYGSQLEYDAINFTYLAQLLSKRNFEFILHIQLPPEFPKEQPIFRLRSVYHCAEDGSPYTEVLKNCPYNQQVKPQNMADKIVKYILNRVDEFMINSVRLF
- the Naxe gene encoding NAD(P)HX epimerase; protein product: MIARIKSYIKPILSSGKFSSPSGRISYTTMVRYLNQQESINIDKNLFESYKFSVDQLMELAGQSCAFAIAREYTSVKQCAQKILVCCGPGNNGGDGLVCARHLKQFGYSPEIYYPKRTSNTLYENLLHQCIENDIPLLEAELKDFASKRLKQFGLIVDAVFGFSFKPPVREIFIPVICLLENATIPICSVDIPSGWDVEKGPAANGGIKPEMLVSLTAPKMCAEKFKGKYHYLGGRFVPKKLETEYKLSLPEYPGTDLIVPLH